The genomic interval AAAAGTAGTGGGCCTCAGTCTGTGAGTTAGGACTTACTGTCTCTAGGTTTCCAGAAGGGTTTGTGACACTGGAGATGAAACAAAAACCTCTGTCACTGCCGTCCAGACTGGTGGGGAAGTAGAACAGTCCCTGTAGCAGGTTAATTGCTAAATTGTTCACTACCAGTAGCTGGTTGCAGCAGTGCTTTGGAAAAAGTTATGCTATAGCTTTGGATACTACTGCAGTGGCTAAATGGTGGGTGACACTGTTGGAGAGCTATGGTTATGGTTTACGTCTGTTCAGAATAACAGGCTGCAATGACTTAGATCAGTTGCCTGACAAATTTTGCAGGAAGTTATTCCAGTACTTATTATAATAAGTTTCTCCTTTTgtatgacagaaaaataagatgTATCCTAGAGAGTGGAACAGAGACGTGCAGTACAGAGGTAGAGTACGAATCCAGCTCAAACAAGATGATGGCAATCCATGTTTACCTCAGTTTCCAACACGTAAGTAGAAGACCTGTGTTAGGCATTTTATCtgttaataaaacagaaatactttgtttATATTTAGTTTTACTATTGTAAATTTGACAACTTTACATTAAATCTCCTTGCCTGTATAAGTCAATCAAATCAAGTTGGTGTGTGAGCATTGAGTGGAGTTTGTGAAATGCTGTGGTCTTTGATCCTGCTGTTTCTTTGGCGGTTGTGGGGAGTGTTGTGTGATTGCTATGTTGAACAAAGCAGCTATTCAGTTTTGGCTTACTGATTTGttgacagtaaaaaaaaaaaaaagcatttggtATTAAAATGGCTGAATTCCACCGTTTTCTTAGGTCACACACATCAGCTAGGTGATAAAATATGATGCTGAGTTCAGCTGAGTTTTCTGCTGGCCATTTTCATAAATGAATAATGGAGCAGCTCCCTTTAACTAATTAACAGGAATAGATCAACTGGAATGACAAGTAATTTAGTCTTTTGCgtttttcctgaaaattaatTGTGTGTAAAACTGTGTAAAAGGGAAGCAAATATATATCTGAAGAAGTATATATCTTAAGGAAAGAGCAAGAATAATACTGAATCTAGAGTAGCATAAGAGTGCTGTTGGTCAGAAGGAGATGATTTGAAACCATATTCCTGCTGGAAGACAGCAGTGCCTTTCTAAAAATGCTTGTAGGTTTTGCCTGGTCATTCTGTCCCAGGTTTTTTAGGCCATTAAGAGGTGAAGGGAAAGAGTAACAGGAACGATGTAGATACATTGGAGATTGTCAGGTTATGTGCTTGTTCCAGTCTGCTGTGACCTTTATCAGTCctgtacttttttaaaatttaaagggaaaaaaaaaaaagttgagttTTTCACAAACTTCTAGCTACACAGGGGAAGGAAGCAGAACTCCTAGGCTTTATATCTAGTTTAACAGAAATCTAAAGTGGGGCTGAAGTTTCTAACTTTGAAAATTATGCAAATGTTCTTAACATAGTAGGCATGCATTGATCTCTCCCCATATTACTAGGTAAATCAGTGATGCTGTACGCTGCAGAAACCATTCccaaactgaaaacaagaacCCAAAAGATGGGAGGTAGCGATCAAAGTCTTCAgcaaggagaaggaggcaagaaaggtaaaggaaagaaaaagaaatgagctCACATCTGGAATAATTGTTACATCACATAATTGTACTTACAACAAATGTGGATGGACACATTACTTGCTGCAACTTCGAAGTGAGAGATACAAGCAAGAAATAAACAGGTGAAGCTGAATAGAACTGCCTGCTTTTCTCAGAACTGGAATGCATGTAGCTGCCTCGCATCTGTGTAACAATAAATCTGCCTTCACACACAACCTGCAAGTCTGAAGCTAGCATCTACTTTTAAAAGTGGAATAATATAAGCAGTTGGGGTGGATGGGAGAATTATTCTTTCCAGCAGAAATATGCagctattaataaataaatattcttatGCAGACTAGATATCTGAAAACTGGTTGCCTTAGTAAACCATTTAGCTATGCTAGTGATAGTCTTAATTCTGGAGAGTCTTCATcactaacagaaaaatgtaaatcaaTGAAGTTATGGCTCTGTaaacttcccttgctaataaTCTTTCACAACTGTCAAGTGTACTAATAAAGGTGacaagttaatttaaaaaatgtaatttgataGAATACTTTTTccaaaagtgtttatttttcctccacaGCCTGTTGTAAAGAAGTCAGTGACATAAATTGTAATGATAATATTGTAAAGTTTTAAGATAATTTGAAAAACATACTCCCTTTTGTGGCTTGTATAACATGGGATACTATATTATCCTGTTTTGGGTTGTTGTTTGAGAGCTTAGGAGACATAGCTTTATTTTCTACCTGTCATACTATTTCAGATGTCTGAGGCTTGCAATATCTggtaacttaaaatattttttttaatgtggtctacaggcaggtgttcaaggaacatgtggacgtggcacttcgggacatgatttagtgtgtgtggttgtgttgtgttggtggttggacttgatgatcttaaggtcttttccaaccataatgattctgtgacaggGACAGAAAGTTATTTGGAGAAGATGAATTGGTCAGAACAGCTGTCCAGTAGCAAGGCTCCTTCAAAGTGATTAAGAAATGTACTTTGCAAGGTAAATGAGGGATAGTTTGGTATAAGGagactgaaaaagaagcagcagtacctgttttgagtttaaaaacaaaaatcctgtgTGAGTTTTCGAATCTTTactgcatgaaaacaaaatcagttgAATGCTTTCACAGGTGACTGCTGGAAGCAAGTTATCAGATTATTTTTGATAAATGTTTCATGTGGCAATATTCTCTTTAGGGTTAGTCTTGTCTATCAGGTATGCTATTTTATGGCATcaccttttttccattttagagATAAAGAGCATTCGAAATATATCTGAACACTTAATGACTATTCTAAAGTAATGAAACTTGGTGAAGTTCCTGATAATATACCTGCTCAAGTTACTTGTGCTTGTAGTCTGAGTTTTCTTATGTTCTTATATTTCTTATTCTGCTCAAGTGCATCTTTTTCAAATAGATGGTGAGTTACCAGTGCCCCTTGAAGTTAATGCTGATAGGTACCAATAGTGCAACTGCCTAGAGCCCCCGACTTGTGAATGGTTTGAAGTCAATTGTATTTCCTGTCTGTAATACTTTGTAAGTGTGGTTCTTGTGTTGCATTGTTTAATGAAGGAGGATGTGTTCTCATTCTCACTGCAGTTGTACCAAATCCAAAAGCTACCCTGACAAAATTCCTCAGGCCAAGCCCTGTACCAGTGTGGGAATAGCAGTATGTAGGCTCTCTAGAATGTGTCGACCGTGGTCGTATACAAATGCCTTCAGTTTTTTCTGCTGATGTAACAGTTCACACAAACTACCTTTGGACTGTCTGGCCTTGAAAACACACCTGAATTTTGAGAAGTTAGTTAAATGATATCTGTGAGTTGATGGAATGATGTTCCTCCCATCAGGGAGGAACAGCAGGAACAGGTGCCATCTGAAAGGTTTTCTTGTTACAGAAAAGAACTGGATGTGGTCAGAGGTTGTTAGTTACAGCCACTCTATAGAGTTAGGGATGTGCTACAGGTTAGTTGCAACATGGGGAAAAATACCAAGTAAGGTATGCAAGCAAGAGTGGAAGATAACACTTGCAATATAAAAGACCGTAACTGCCCACAGACTGTGGGACTCAAGTTATTCCTGGCTTTTCCCGAGTTCTGAGGGACTTTATTTGAAGTGAGAGCTCTGTGCAAATTCATTGATAGAAGATAACTCCATGACGTTAAGTGGAGGGGAATGACACCAGCCAAGTCTTGGTCATGTTATGCCTAAGTATCATAAGCCAGAGCTTTAGACCACAGACAGCTGACAAATGTGGAGGTTCAGTCTCATGGGTTATCTGTTTACAGTGGTCAGAAATTAAATATCTTAAGAACTTGTCTGTGCTATGGTATGTATCTTGAGAATTGCTTACCAAAATTTCCCAATCAAAGAACCCAAATCAGTATTTAGACTGAGAAAGATTTCTGAAAAGAGTAATATTGAGCTCAAATATATAAAACTGTGATTTAATCAAATTAACAAAGAAAGCTTTTTGGTTATTTTCGGTGAACCTGACTTTTTCTAAGCCAATTGTGCACTGCTGGGAAGTCAGATTATTACAGCCATTAGGGAGTTGAAGTTTGATTCCTCCAACCCCTGCCTGCTTATCCCCCATTTCTAAgttcagcattttgctttttttgattTCTGTCTGGCTTTAGAGTAATTACACTATGTGAGCAGTATTTATTCTTAAATTGGGCATCAGAAAGTTAAACACAACTCCCCCTTTCCTGCCAAGGTTAAGCTTATAAAGCAgactttcatttctgtatttcctggTTTTTAATAGACTGGGTTCCTtaggggattaaaaaaatatgtgtcAAGATAGTAAGTCAGTCAGGTTCTTCTACAGGTCTTTCCCCCTTCTTCAAcacccttcccctctccccttcaaCCCCTCAGTTCCTGGGAATAGGCAGGATGGTTAGAGGCTGTTGTGGGGCTGGGAGTGGAGACAAGGCTGCtgtggaaatacagaaatactgtaaCTGTTGGTCTTAATACTATcaataaaaagtcttttttttgagggaaaaacTGGGTGACAATGGATATCTTTATTTCACCTGTCTCACTTCTACAGTTTTCTGTGAGAATTTGCTTAAGCAGTGGAGTTACTGACACGAGACTGTGGTTTCCTGTAGGTGGCAATATTAACAAAAAGACATGCATCACTGAGGGGGATCAAAGACGTGAGGAATATGGGCATTGAGATAGTGTCCCTCCAGAAGATACTAGTCTAGCTAATTAAAAGTATATATGTGCTATTTTCCTATACTGTTTTTTGGGTACCTAGACAAAGAGTAAACATTTGAAATGGACGTGTGATCTCAGAATCCTTGTAACAACCCCTATAATGATTTCTGTGTCAGCAAGGGATGGGAACATTAACACTGGGCATTAAACAGATCTGCAGGCACAGGCAAACAACAAAGAAATGACTAAAAATGAGAATTCAGCACTGTTGTGAGATAGGTGCTTTATTCTTTCAGATGTATGGAAGAGAGCATGTAGCTGCTGTAGCAAAAGCACAACCACCTTTACTCAGTTCTTAATGTAAAGAAAGTACATTTCAAAAGGTTATTTTGAAAGGTGTTTTAACTTGGGAAGTGACAATAATGTATGACCATATGTAGTTCTCCACCTTCAGCCATGAAGTACATTTCTCAAAGACCAGGTCTGCACCAAatagctgtttttaaaacacttgcCTGTGTGTATCTCCTGTTCTTGTGTGCACAAGCCTTTTAGCCAGAACTCCCTTTTCGGCTAGCATATACATCTGGGACATTCATATGTGCTGTACTGAGAGCATGAAAGATGGTGTggctcccttttttccttctccagctgtagCTGCAGATGTAGCTGTGTTGGAGTGGCATGACATGGCATGGAATgagactagactagactagaccAGAATAGGTTTCAATTGGAAGGGACCTAAAATGattatctagtccaactgcctgacctcttcagggctgaccaaaagttacAGCATagtattaagggcattgtccaaatgccttttaaacactgacaggcttgggacACTGGCCACCTCTCCAGaaagcctgttccagtatttgaACCCCCTGTCGGTAAAGAAACacttcctaatgtccagtctgatCCTTCTCTGACATAGCTTTGAGCCATTCCCGTGAGTCCTCTCACTGGAAACCAGCTATTTAGCTTCTTTCTGTTACAGCCTGGCCTTTCcaaagaggttttgttttttcccctaaataaAGACAAGACAATACCAATACACTCTTCATCCATTGCATAATAACTTTTGAGCCTGTCGAGTCATTTGGTTGACATGATAAAACATAAGTTCCCATAAGTCATGAAGCTAAAAGTGGTCAAATTAGGACCTAAGACAATGGTAATGCATGATCAAGTGAAGAAACTTTCTATGTCGCCGATGGAacaaggaaaggcaaggaaacTGAGtgtgtttcctttctgtttggCAGTTTGCTCCAACCAAACTGCATTTAACATGCTGGGTGTTCACTCAGCACACATGCAGCTGCAGATCAGGTATAGATTTAGATCTGGTAAAATAGCTATGAAATGAGCTCCCTTTTGCTTAAGTAAGTCCCTGAAAAGCTGGGCAATTGAATGTACTGTAGTGGCTGATGTAAGGGAGATCGGGGAGAACTGACAATCTTTGGTAGTATGGGGCCTGGGAGAGAGCAGGGGACACTCCAGGTAGGAACTGAGTAGCCTGCACTGTAGTGCTATTTCTTGTGGAACAGTATGTGTGTGTCTTCTGCCACCACCCCACCCTCCCCAACCGCCCACCCCGGGTTTGAGGGGGGTTTGGGtatggggtttttgttttgtgggtgggttgtttggggttttttttttttttttttttttttttttttttcccagctagCAGAACTTAAGACACGGCTAATTGAAGGCTTTAAGAATACTCCCCCCTGCAAAGATGCAATAATACAAAATGGTAGGTATATTTGTGGAATGCCATAGCTGCAGCAAAGATGTCAACTACATGTCCTTCCAAAAGATGCTAAATTCAAGAAAGTTCATCTTCCATTATTTTTAC from Gavia stellata isolate bGavSte3 chromosome Z, bGavSte3.hap2, whole genome shotgun sequence carries:
- the SRP19 gene encoding signal recognition particle 19 kDa protein isoform X2, encoding MAAAATATSPADKERFICIYPAYLNNKKTIAEGRRIPIDKKNKMYPREWNRDVQYRGRVRIQLKQDDGNPCLPQFPTRKSVMLYAAETIPKLKTRTQKMGGSDQSLQQGEGGKKGKGKKKK
- the SRP19 gene encoding signal recognition particle 19 kDa protein isoform X1, whose translation is MAAAATATSPADKERFICIYPAYLNNKKTIAEGRRIPIDKAVENPTSTEIQDVCAAVGFNVLLEKNKMYPREWNRDVQYRGRVRIQLKQDDGNPCLPQFPTRKSVMLYAAETIPKLKTRTQKMGGSDQSLQQGEGGKKGKGKKKK